ATGTCTTAAGCACTTGATACACGTAAGCATTTAATCTCAGTTTATCTTTGTCACAAGACTGAATAGTAAGAAGTATTATGATTTcgcccattttactgatgaagatggtgctgctgctgcttagttgcttcattcgtctccgactctgtgcgaccccagagacggcagcccaccaggctcccccgtccctgggattcttcaggcaagaacactggagtgggttgccatttccttctccaatgcaggaaagtgaaaagtaaatgtgaagtcgctcagtcgtgtccgactcctagggaccccatggaccccagcctcccaggctcgtccgtccatgggattttccagacaagagtactggagtggggtgccattgtcttctccataaaGATGGTGAGACCCAGATAAATTAAGGACATTTAAAATAGTACACAGCTCTTAAATTTCCATTTGATCTACATCAGAGCCTATGCTTTAACCATTGTTGATTCTCTTTCTGATCTCCCCAGATGCAGCATCCTCGTCTAGTCAGAATTACAGCACAGTGTCTGAATTCATCCTCATTGGCTTCTCCAACTTCCCTCAGCATTTCCTGCTCACCTTCTTCCTGCTGTTCCTGCTGATGTACCTGTTCACACTGCTGGGGAACCTGCTCATCATGGGCACCATCTGGAGGGAGCAcagcctccacacccccatgtacctCTTTCTGTGTGCCCTCTCCATCTCCGAGATCCTGTTCACTGTTGCAGTCACCCCTCGCATGCTGGCGGACATGCTCTCCACCCACCGCTCCATCACCTTTGTGGCCTGTGCCAGCCAGATGTTCTTCTCCTTTACGTTTGGCTTCACCCACTCCTTCCTGCTCATGATCATGGGCTACgaccgctacgtggccatctgccaccccctgcGCTACAACGTGCTCATGAGCACCCGTGACTGTGCCCGTCTTGTGTCCTGGTGCTgggctggtggctcagtcatgggGATGATACTGACATTGATAGTTTTTCACCTCACCTTTTGCGGGTCTAATGAGATTCACCATTATGGCTGTCACGTGTTTGCCCTCTTGAAGTTGGCCTGTGGGAAGGGGACAGCCGCTGTCACCACGGGTGTGATCCTGGTCTGTGTCACAGCCCTGATGGGGTGCTTATTCTTCATCATCCTCTCCTATGTCTTCATCGTGGCTGCCATCCTGAGGATCCCGTCCACTGAGGGCCAGCACAAGACCTTCTCCACCTGTGTCTCCCACCTCACCATAGTGGTCATGCACTACGGTTTTGCCTCCATCATCTACCTCAAACCCAGGGGCCCTCATTCTATGGACAGTAACACTCTGCTGGCCACCACCTACACAGTCTTCACCCCCTTTCTTAGCCCCATCATATTCAGTCTCAGGAATAAGGAGCTGAAGAACGCCATTCAGAGAAGCTTCCGCAGAAAATTCTCTTCTCTAGGCTTCTAATGGCCAGCTGGGTGGTGGAGAAATATGAACAAAGGGCTGGTGTAATAATGTCTATCTCCTTAGAACTGTTGTAAGGATTTAGGTTTGTGAGTATACCCACACTTCATAGAGTTTGATACACACTGGCTATTTGTTTTTCCTCAAGTTTTTTGTCTCCCTCTTGCATAGGCTTGAGCCATCATGATCTCTTTTTTATACCTCATGTGataaaatctgtttcttcatctatgccTTAGAATTCTAATCTACCTATAAGCAGATGGGGAGCATCAGATGGGTGTGGGGGCGCTGATGCAGGTGGGTTGTCTTGAATGGGCAAGCAAgagattttcatataaaataaaaataaaaagattaatgtGAAGTtgataatattgggttggccaaaatggccgtaagatgttatagaaaaccTAAAGGAGCGTTTTGGCCAGCCCAGTAAGTACCACCCAAACACTAAGCAGTTTTATGTATGAAGCACTGTGttacatgtctttttaaaaaaaattttttttgaggtggaccattttaaaagtctttattcgattttttacaatattgcttctattttatgttttgattttatggctgcaaGATGTGTAGGATCTTAGCCCCTGACCAGGGTTGAAACCCACAGCCCCCACACtggaaaggcaaagtcttaaccagtgggcGACCAgggaaagtgtgttagtcactcagtcgtgtgcaaatctttatgactccatggactggagccctcaggctcctctctccatgggattctctaggcaagaatactggagtgggttgccatttccttcttcaggagatcttcctgacccagggatggaccctggtctcctgaatggcaggcagattctttcccatctgagccaccagcagtTCCCTCCAATGTTTTTTAATTGTCATCATCTTAGTTACAACACATGGAAAACAAGAACATTATTTGTTTCCAAGATAATGGTCTGCTAGTTACATTTCCATATTATCTCTGGAATGGATAGACCTACCAGAGGTTTTCTGTCTTGAGCTGAgctgagtgaagtaggtcagaatgcaggtggaaagaaaaagagaatgaactaGTGAATGGGAATCTTTtaaattcatctgtaaaatacattGGATAAATAGGAaatgggggactttcctggtggtccaatggttaagaatccgcctgccaacacaagagacatgggtttccTCCCCGGTCTGAAAAGA
The DNA window shown above is from Bos indicus x Bos taurus breed Angus x Brahman F1 hybrid chromosome 7, Bos_hybrid_MaternalHap_v2.0, whole genome shotgun sequence and carries:
- the LOC113896489 gene encoding olfactory receptor 10H4-like; translated protein: MKEGEKVRNAASSSSQNYSTVSEFILIGFSNFPQHFLLTFFLLFLLMYLFTLLGNLLIMGTIWREHSLHTPMYLFLCALSISEILFTVAVTPRMLADMLSTHRSITFVACASQMFFSFTFGFTHSFLLMIMGYDRYVAICHPLRYNVLMSTRDCARLVSWCWAGGSVMGMILTLIVFHLTFCGSNEIHHYGCHVFALLKLACGKGTAAVTTGVILVCVTALMGCLFFIILSYVFIVAAILRIPSTEGQHKTFSTCVSHLTIVVMHYGFASIIYLKPRGPHSMDSNTLLATTYTVFTPFLSPIIFSLRNKELKNAIQRSFRRKFSSLGF